In Caldisphaera lagunensis DSM 15908, a single genomic region encodes these proteins:
- a CDS encoding serine protease encodes MKRKNLMIISSLIISFVILFTISPIYAQQITSFQQSQWSRSTWLYLPAVEGNNSGLVINTTITLSYPGNGQVTVDNNGQVQSSTLYSMQMAYMVAMLYAGLDYKDYNLKVFINTSGSVSGPSGSFGVMLATYGLATGLNTSILHNYAITGAVSPSGLSGPIGGLSYKCSAATSHNLTLAFPMGNLISGGVSYCEKFIPVSGILMASNAIFKTAPYNISINITKDVEFELAMKNASKEFINQSEIILKQINSTINTISNQTILILNLVQIINYTETNLKLAQDLVNVDPYASASYAFTAYYNALTVNYTIWLYKISLKSGNYISSFINNVSQNIINQANTLESKLISISGLNTLYSQELMATAFSRIADAIYNAEYMKSVSSTIINTSLITIAQNLAYSEARIESAISWADAAVLSNSTPPFITPELIISTANSASSYTSTAINYADSLIDYYISQYTSIGDIADAQLLSAIENNLNYLISDANNLLSKGYYTAAIGVYEDALQNSLNIIFIITGTNYSLITIKYANELQNEFSLISSELASRGLQSSIDSSYMRYANQIINSSPASALNIMETAVIDSLIWYLGEISLNQGNSSNLILINASNNTINYGFYAIYLILGLAIGFLIAMTYITRIYKKIYY; translated from the coding sequence TTGAAAAGGAAAAATTTGATGATTATATCTTCATTAATTATTAGTTTTGTAATACTATTTACAATTTCTCCAATATATGCACAGCAAATAACCAGTTTTCAACAATCACAATGGTCAAGATCAACTTGGCTTTACTTACCGGCAGTTGAAGGTAATAATAGTGGACTAGTTATAAATACAACAATTACTTTATCATATCCAGGTAATGGCCAAGTCACAGTAGATAACAATGGCCAAGTACAAAGTTCTACTTTGTATAGCATGCAAATGGCATATATGGTAGCAATGCTTTATGCAGGACTTGATTATAAAGATTATAATCTAAAGGTTTTCATAAATACTTCTGGATCAGTTTCAGGACCTAGTGGAAGTTTTGGAGTAATGCTTGCAACCTATGGCTTAGCAACCGGATTAAATACTTCAATACTTCATAATTATGCAATAACAGGAGCAGTAAGTCCTTCAGGTTTATCTGGACCTATTGGAGGGCTATCATATAAATGCTCAGCAGCAACTTCACATAATTTGACTTTAGCCTTTCCTATGGGAAATTTAATATCTGGAGGAGTATCTTATTGTGAAAAGTTTATTCCTGTATCAGGCATATTAATGGCTTCTAATGCAATATTTAAAACTGCTCCATATAATATAAGCATAAATATTACTAAAGATGTTGAATTTGAGCTGGCTATGAAAAATGCATCTAAGGAATTCATAAATCAATCAGAAATTATATTAAAGCAAATAAATTCTACAATAAATACAATTAGCAATCAGACAATATTGATTTTAAATTTGGTACAAATAATAAACTATACCGAAACTAACCTTAAATTAGCTCAAGACCTTGTAAATGTAGATCCGTATGCATCTGCAAGCTATGCCTTTACAGCTTATTACAATGCTTTAACAGTAAATTATACTATATGGCTGTATAAAATTTCTTTAAAATCAGGTAATTACATTTCAAGCTTTATAAATAATGTATCGCAGAATATAATAAACCAGGCTAATACCCTTGAATCAAAGCTTATTAGTATTTCCGGGTTAAACACACTATATTCACAAGAACTTATGGCAACAGCATTTAGTAGAATAGCTGATGCAATTTACAACGCTGAGTATATGAAAAGTGTATCATCTACCATAATAAATACTTCTTTAATAACCATAGCTCAAAATTTAGCTTATTCTGAGGCAAGAATAGAAAGTGCTATTTCATGGGCAGATGCTGCAGTTTTATCAAATAGCACACCACCATTTATTACTCCAGAACTTATAATATCAACAGCAAATTCTGCTTCATCTTATACAAGTACAGCAATCAATTATGCAGATTCCTTGATTGATTATTATATAAGTCAATATACTTCAATAGGTGATATTGCAGATGCACAACTATTAAGTGCTATAGAAAACAATCTGAATTATCTTATATCTGATGCAAATAATCTTTTGAGCAAAGGATACTATACTGCAGCGATTGGAGTTTATGAAGACGCGTTACAAAACTCTTTAAACATTATATTTATAATAACAGGAACAAATTATTCCTTAATAACAATCAAATATGCAAATGAATTGCAAAATGAATTTAGCCTTATATCTTCAGAACTGGCATCAAGAGGATTACAAAGCTCAATTGATAGCTCTTATATGAGATATGCAAATCAAATCATTAATTCAAGTCCTGCAAGTGCGTTAAATATAATGGAAACAGCTGTTATAGATTCATTAATTTGGTATCTAGGAGAAATTTCACTAAATCAAGGCAATTCTTCTAATTTAATATTAATAAATGCTTCAAATAA